A DNA window from Labrus mixtus chromosome 4, fLabMix1.1, whole genome shotgun sequence contains the following coding sequences:
- the LOC132972952 gene encoding GRAM domain-containing protein 4-like, which yields MRRHLDRIRFRGQRRDEFQDLAESPNTSDTESADDVGLKPQASIIESVELRDVEGEQQSDAQAGPGSFSAALQDDTKTDLNEVKGHLEIALLEKHFLQEELKKLKEESNVDSLRQELEKERSRCLELEQKVNDVLRSSLEDSPPLAPRAPPPPPPAVSSTDKQKDTLSDSCLKWLYDRYGVYIEDFRFQQEEHTVETEEPLSAKRLTENMRRLKRGFKPVTNFMRNLSALSSWYSVYTSAIAFIVYMYAACNGWAIPMFLFLAILRLSLNYLIARGWRIQWSIVPEVSEPVEPPKEDLTVSEKFQLVLDVAQKAQNLFGRMANILEKIKNLFMWVQPELTQKLYIGLWVAFISSCLLPYKLLGFIMGVYAGIKFFIIDFIFKSCPKLRQRFDTPFIIWTNLPTDLQLKERSSITMSRRVTATGGRGSLGAAAPLGVGRDEDGGRNYSTKRGAFHEVFSLPESEHPLSVCENGWRCCLINRDRKTPTDYIRNGVLYVTESYLCFESSSSRSGSSKRNKVIKLMEITDIQKYKVLSVLPGSGMGISIATPSTQKPMVFGAMIHRDEAFDAINTQYTKINGMATADDPETQ from the exons ATGCGGAGGCATCTAGACAGGATCCGGTTCCGAGGCCAGAGACGAGACGAGTTCCAGGATCTGGCCGAGTCTCCAAACACGTCCGACACAGAAAGCGCAGACGATGTCGGGCTTAAGCCTCAAGCCTCCATCATAGAGTCTGTGGAGCTGAGGGATGTGGAGGGCGAGCAGCAGAGTGACGctcag gctGGTCCGGGCtcattttctgcagctctcCAAGATGACACCAAGACAGATCTCAACGAAGTCAAAGGTCACCTAGAAATCGCCTTGTTAGAGAAACATTTCTTAC AGGAGGAGcttaaaaaacttaaagaagAGTCCAACGTGGACTCGCTGAggcaggagctggagaaggaACGCAGCAGATGTCTCGAGCTGGAGCAGAAGGTGAACGACGTCCTGAGATCCAG CCTTGAAGACTCGCCGCCTCTGGCACCcagagccccgccccctcctccacctgcagtcAGCAGcacag ACAAACAGAAGGACACTTTGTCCGACAGCTGCCTGAAATGGCTCTACGACCGTTACGGCGTTTACATCGAGGATTTCCGATTCCAGCAGGAGGAGCATACGGTGGAGACGGAGGAGCCGCTGAGTGCCAAGAG GTTGACTGAAAATATGAGACGTCTCA AACGAGGATTCAAACCTGTGACAAACTTCATGAGGAATCTTTCTGCCTTATCCAGCTGGTACTCCGTCTACACATCGGCCATCGCCTTCATC GTCTACATGTACGCAGCGTGTAACGGCTGGGCCATCCCCATGTTCCTGTTCCTTGCCATCCTCCGCCTCTCTTTAAATTATCTCATCGCCAG GGGCTGGAGGATCCAGTGGAGTATTGTACCTGAAGTCTCCGAGCCCGTG GAGCCGCCTAAGGAGGACCTGACCGTGTCTGAGAAGTTCCAGCTGGTTCTGGACGTCGCTCAGAAAGCTCAG AATCTGTTCGGGAGGATGGCTAACATCctggagaaaataaagaa ttTGTTCATGTGGGTTCAGCCAGAGTTGACCCAGAAGCTGTACATTGGTCTGTGGGTGgccttcatctcctcctgccTGCTGCCGTACAAACTGCTGGGATTCATCATGG gtgtgTACGCAGGTATAAAGTTCTTCATCATCGACTTCATCTTCAAGAGTTGTCCGAAGCTGAGGCAGCGCTTCGACACCCCCTTCATCATCTGGACCAATTTACCCACCGACCTGCAGCTGAAGGAGCGCAGCAGCATCACCATGAGCAGACGG GTAACCGCCACGGGAGGTCGTGGCAGTCTCGGCGCCGCAGCACCTCTGGGTGTCGGCCGCGACGAGGACGGAGGGCGAAACTACAGCACCAAGAGAGGAGCTTTTCATGAAGTCTTCAGCCTGCCGGAGAGTGAGCACCCTCTGTCAG TGTGCGAGAACGGCTGGCGCTGCTGCCTCATTAACAGAGACAGGAAAACACCGACTGACTACATTCGCAACGGTGTCCTCTACGTCACAGAGAG CTATCTGTGTTTTGAGAGCTCCAGCTCCCGGTCGGGATCGTCCAAGAGGAACAAAGTCATCAAACTCATGGAAATTACAGACATCCAGAAG TACAAAGTCTTGTCTGTGTTACCTGGATCTGGGATGGGGATCTCCATAGCAACACCATCCACGCAAAAG CCGATGGTGTTCGGCGCCATGATCCACAGGGACGAGGCCTTCGACGCCATCAACACTCAGTACACGAAGATCAACGGCATGGCAACAGCCGACGACCCAGagacacagtaa